The Ruegeria sp. SCSIO 43209 genomic interval TTACAACATGATCTCGTTCGGCAGCTTCCAGCTGTTTGCCATGGAAGACCTGCAGCTATTCATCTCACTGGTCTTCATAGCCATCGTCTGTATCCTGATGGGCGCAGGTATCCCGACCACAGCGTTGTACATCATGCTGGTATCGGTCGCACAGCCTGCTTTGGCGCAGCTCGGCGTTCCTCCCATCGCCAGCCACCTGTTCGTGCTCTATTACGGCGTGGTGTCAGAAATCACACCCCCGGTCTGTACGTCGGCCTACGCGGCTGCTGCAATTGCCAACTCGAATCCGTTCCGCACTGGCCTGTCGGCATTCACTCTTGGATTGGGCAAGGTGATTGCGCCGATGGCTTTCGTATATGCGCCAGTTCTGCTGTTCGTATCCTCAACCGGCTTCAATTTCTGGGAGTTCACTTACACCGCCGCCAGCTGTATCGCCGGGGTCATCGCCCTGTCGGCTGCGGTTGTGGGCTACTGGCTGAAACCGATGAATGTTGCGGCGCGGATTCTGATGGCCCTTGCGGGGATTATCTTTGTCGCGCCCAGCCTGACGGCAGACCTGATCGCGCTGGCCGTTGCCTCGCCTGTCATCGTCACCCAATTGATCGCGCGCAACCGCAGTCAATCTCCGGCCTGAACTGATGACAGAACAAGTGACCATCATCGGCGCAGGAATCGTCGGCATCTGTTGCGCTTTGTCGCTGCAGGAACGGGGCATTCAGGTTCGGCTGATCGATCGAGGTGAGCCGGGTCAGGAAACCTCGTTCGGGAATGCTGGTGTGGTTTCGCCTTGGTCGATCATTCCGCAAGCAATGCCCGGTATCTGGAAAATGCTGCCCAAAATGTTGCTTGACCCAAAGAGCGCGCTGTCAGTCAGGCCCAGCTTCTGGCCCAAAATGATTCCTTGGGGGTTGCGATTTCTCGGAAACTCAGGAGAAAAAACTGTTCGCGAAGTCTCGGACGCGATGGAGGTTCTTTGTCGCCCCTCCGTCGATCTGTACCGGCGTCATTTACATGGTACCGGGCACGAGAACCTGATCACCGATAGCTATTACATCCACGCCTTTCGCCGACCAGAACAGGCTGATCTGGACGGGCTTGGATATCTTATCCGCCGAGAAAAAGGCGGTGATCTGGAACGCGTCGACGGTGACGAACTGCGCCGATTGGAGCCCGCTATGTCCGAAGCGTTCAAAGGTGCGATCGTGATCAAAGGGCAAGCGCGTGTAACCGCTCCGGGACGTGTGGGAGCGGTTTTGGCCGAAAAGGCGCAAGTGCAAGGTGCTGAGATTGTGCAAACCGAAGTCACCAAGCTTACCCCCGCAGAAGAGGGTGGTTGGCAGATTGCAACTGCGCAGGATACGCTAACCGCCAGCCATGTTGTTCTTGCGGCAGGCGTATGGTCTGCCGACCTGTTGAAACCATTGGGATTGCCTATGCCCCTCGTGGCCGAAAGGGGCTATCATGTCGAATTCCCAACCCCTGCGGTCGAACTGAACAACTCGGTCATGGATGTGGATGCAAAGGTGGTCGCAAGTTCGATGCTTGGGGGGCTTAGGGTCGCCGGTACGGCTGAATTCGGCAGCGCCGATGCACCCGCTGACCCACGGAAGAAGCAAATCCTGTCCCGACAGGCCAAGGCCATGATGCCCGAGCTTGATACAGATGAGGCGCGGTTTTGGATGGGTCGGCGCCCGTCATTCCCGGACAGCTTGCCGGCAATCGGGCATTTAAAGGACCAAGAGGGGCTCTATGCAGCGTTCGGGCATTCTCATTACGGGCTGATGATGGCCCCGAAAACCGGCGAGCTAGTGGCGGATATCGTCTTGGATCGCATCCCGAATATCGATCTAGCACCGTATACACCAACCCGGTTTTGAACGTTCAAATCAAAAAAGGACCTGATGACAATGCCAATTTATCAAGGCGGCCAGAATATCTGCGGGGCCTCAATCGGTGTGCTTTGCCTTGAAAGCTATTTCCCAAAGCCACCGGGCCATATCAAGAACCCGTCCAGCCTGCCATTTCCGGTTCTGTATGAAATGATCGACGGGGTGACTGTCCCGACACTTCTGAACAACCCTACGCCGGAATTGCTTGAACCCTTCATCGAAGGTGCCAGACGGCTTGAGGCCGAAGGCGTGCGCGCCATTACCGGCAGCTGTGGCTTTCTTGCGCTGTTTCAAAAGGAACTGGCGGCAGCGGTTTCTGTTCCCGTCTTTGCCTCCAGCCTGATCCAAGTGCCGCTGGCTTATCACATGACCGGCGCGAACGCTCCGGTGGGTGTTTTGACTGCAGACGCGTCTGCTTTGACCGCCCGGCATTTTGAAGGCGTCGGTGCCGCCGGTGTTCCGGTGGCGGTGAAGGGACTGGAGGACACTAGTGAATTTGCAGAAGTGATCTTGCGGAATACCCGCACCCGTATGGACACAGACCTGATCGAGGCCGAGGTCCTGAACGCAGCCCGTAGCCTGATGCTTGAGGCCCCTGATATCCGCTCGCTGGTTTTGGAGTGTACAGACCTGCCGCCCTACGCATCGCGCCTTCAGGAAGAACTGCGCCTTCCCGTGTATGATCTGACGACACTTGCGCAAATGGCACATTCCGTAGCGGCCCGCGAGCTATACTCTGGATTGATGCCCTGGCAGCGTTAGTGCGTGCCAATCAATTCGAATGAAGGAATGACATGGACCATGGCCGTAACCTCAGGATATCTGAGGTCTTGCAACAATGCCAAAGCTGCAGGAGTGCTATGTGACCATTGATCTGTCCATTTTGATGGCCGCCATTTGCCTCGGGGCAATGCTGCAGGTTGGCGTGGGCATCGGTTTCAGTATCATCGCGGGTCCCCCGATGATGATCCTGCTCGGCACCTCGACGGCAGTTCCCATATTGCTGTTGCTGAATACCCTTGTGTCGGTAGTCGCGACGGACCGTCATGTACTAAAGAACAACAAGCCACTCATTCTTAATGCGATCATCGCATGTTGTGTCGGTGTAGCTGCCGGTCTTACTGTTTATCCGTTGTTGAACGAGGCGTTTGTTCTGGCCTTGACGGCCTGCTTGTTGTTGATCGGTTTAATCACCACCCTGCTTCCCTTGCGCGGCACAATCGGGCGTTTTGGGTTTTCAGCCATAACAGGACTGTCCGGGCTTGCGACCGTCTGGGCAGCAACACCGGGCCCACTTATGGTGTTTGGTTTGATCGCAAAGGGCCGTTCAGCAAAAGAGGTGGCCAAGTTGGTGCAACCCATCGCGCTGGTGGCTTATGGCATTGCATTCCTGTTGCACAGCCTGTCCGAAACGCAGGCCATCACATACGGGCCGCAACTGCTCGGCTTTGTCATAATCACGCTGGTAGGCAGCCTGCTTGGACGGGCAGGGGGCCCTTACTTGCCGCAATCGGTCGTCATAGCCGCGATCCGCGTGGTTTCTTTCATCGCTTGCTGTGTCCTGTTCCAGCGCGCCTATATGATTGCATAATCCCGGGAGGTACACGATGCAACGAAACGACAATCTGGAGAGATTTCCTCGCGCCCGGCTTATGTCGGGCCCGACACCTCTGGAACGTTTGGACAGGTTGTCGGCGGAATTGGGGATCGATCTCTGGCTCAAGCGCGATGATCTGACGGAGCTTGTGTTTGGCGGCAATAAAACACGGCAGCTCGAATTCTACTTCGGCGATGCTCAGCAACAAGGTGCCGATACCATTCTAATCACCGGTGCTGTTCAGTCCAATTTTGTCCGATCTGCAGCTGCGGCGGCCGCTAAGCTGGGGATGCAATCCGTGCTTCAATTAGAAGAGCGTGTCCCAGATATGGACGAAGAGTATTACAGGTCCGGGAACGTATTTTTGGCACAGATTCTGGGTGCCGAGCATATGAGCTATCCCGAGGGCGAAGACGAAGCTGGGGCCGACGCGGCATTGCACGCGCGTGCTGACGAATTGAAGGCCCAAGGCCGCACGCCATACGTCATTCATCTGGGCTTGAATCATCCACCTCTGGGGGCGTTGGGCTATGTCGTTGGCGGACAGGAATTGTGCGCCCAGATGCCCAATTTCGATGCGGTGGTTGTGCCGTCAGGCAGTGGTGCTACGCATGGCGGTTTGCTAACCGGTCTAGCACTGGAAGGCAGCACGGCCCCGGTATTTGGAATATGCGTGCGCAGAGATCGCGAGAAGCAACACGCCCGCATGATGATCGTTCTACAGAACCTTGCAAACTTGCTGGATGTTGATGCCGCTCGATTGCAGGCGCGGATCGATGTCTATGACGATGCATTGCCGCCAGGTTACGGCAAAGTGAACGCAAGAACGCGTGCCGCACTAGAAAAAATGGCACGGACCGAAGGGGTTTTCCTCGACCCGGTTTATTCCGCCAAGACATTCGCCGGTTTGATGCATCTGGTTGAAAGCCAGAAGATTAAACCGGGTCAGAAGGTCATTCTGCTGCACACCGGCGGGCTGCCGGCCCTTTTTGGATATCAAAATGAACTGGCGGACAATCTGACTTGAATGAACCTCGGCCTCGTAATGCCGGCTTCTGATCTATGGCTCCCATTGGCATTTAAACGCTTGTGCCGTGGGCAGCTCAAATCACTGCTAAATTCAACAATGAGAAAGTACAAGTTATGACAATCACCCGCATCGAAACCGGTCAGCGCATGAGCCGGATCGTCAAACACAACGGCGTTGCCTACCTGTGCGGTCAGACTTCGGACGCGCCGACCGTGGC includes:
- a CDS encoding FAD-binding oxidoreductase; translated protein: MTEQVTIIGAGIVGICCALSLQERGIQVRLIDRGEPGQETSFGNAGVVSPWSIIPQAMPGIWKMLPKMLLDPKSALSVRPSFWPKMIPWGLRFLGNSGEKTVREVSDAMEVLCRPSVDLYRRHLHGTGHENLITDSYYIHAFRRPEQADLDGLGYLIRREKGGDLERVDGDELRRLEPAMSEAFKGAIVIKGQARVTAPGRVGAVLAEKAQVQGAEIVQTEVTKLTPAEEGGWQIATAQDTLTASHVVLAAGVWSADLLKPLGLPMPLVAERGYHVEFPTPAVELNNSVMDVDAKVVASSMLGGLRVAGTAEFGSADAPADPRKKQILSRQAKAMMPELDTDEARFWMGRRPSFPDSLPAIGHLKDQEGLYAAFGHSHYGLMMAPKTGELVADIVLDRIPNIDLAPYTPTRF
- a CDS encoding aspartate/glutamate racemase family protein, producing MTMPIYQGGQNICGASIGVLCLESYFPKPPGHIKNPSSLPFPVLYEMIDGVTVPTLLNNPTPELLEPFIEGARRLEAEGVRAITGSCGFLALFQKELAAAVSVPVFASSLIQVPLAYHMTGANAPVGVLTADASALTARHFEGVGAAGVPVAVKGLEDTSEFAEVILRNTRTRMDTDLIEAEVLNAARSLMLEAPDIRSLVLECTDLPPYASRLQEELRLPVYDLTTLAQMAHSVAARELYSGLMPWQR
- a CDS encoding TSUP family transporter, coding for MTIDLSILMAAICLGAMLQVGVGIGFSIIAGPPMMILLGTSTAVPILLLLNTLVSVVATDRHVLKNNKPLILNAIIACCVGVAAGLTVYPLLNEAFVLALTACLLLIGLITTLLPLRGTIGRFGFSAITGLSGLATVWAATPGPLMVFGLIAKGRSAKEVAKLVQPIALVAYGIAFLLHSLSETQAITYGPQLLGFVIITLVGSLLGRAGGPYLPQSVVIAAIRVVSFIACCVLFQRAYMIA
- a CDS encoding D-cysteine desulfhydrase family protein, whose amino-acid sequence is MQRNDNLERFPRARLMSGPTPLERLDRLSAELGIDLWLKRDDLTELVFGGNKTRQLEFYFGDAQQQGADTILITGAVQSNFVRSAAAAAAKLGMQSVLQLEERVPDMDEEYYRSGNVFLAQILGAEHMSYPEGEDEAGADAALHARADELKAQGRTPYVIHLGLNHPPLGALGYVVGGQELCAQMPNFDAVVVPSGSGATHGGLLTGLALEGSTAPVFGICVRRDREKQHARMMIVLQNLANLLDVDAARLQARIDVYDDALPPGYGKVNARTRAALEKMARTEGVFLDPVYSAKTFAGLMHLVESQKIKPGQKVILLHTGGLPALFGYQNELADNLT